The Spea bombifrons isolate aSpeBom1 chromosome 7, aSpeBom1.2.pri, whole genome shotgun sequence genomic interval AAGTTAAATTTTGTTTAAGttaaacagcacctttaatgtcCTGAAAATTGTGCACTTTAAAAAGGGTAATGGGAAAGATATTTATAGTAAATCAAGCCAGACCTGTTTCTGAAACTGAAGATATGCACAATTcttacataattgcaaaagaaaATGATACATTGACTCACCAAAACGTAAAAAAATGCTACCGTGATACAAGTGCTATATACTGCTAATACAACTGTAGCAAGCATAGGCCAAGGGGACAGCAGTTGCACTGGAATACTTTTTGGCaacacattttctaaaaaaaacaaaaacaaaagaaaagggaaaatagattaaaaatgcCTTACATTTTTGTCTCACATTTGCCTGAACATAACTTACGTTAcacatatctttttttatgttaatcaTTTGTCATTAGGGTTCCTTTTTTCatcaaaaaaaactaattactgACATGAcatttgtagggctgcaacaactaatcgataaaatcgataatgaaaatcgttgccaacaaattttattatcgattttatcaattagaagATGAggcttttttcagagcaaatgctctgaaaaatatccctcgttttataatccgacctgaAATAGAGGtaggataataacactaagatccagatctcccgcagcactgcaggggacctggatgcttctctctgacagccggtgggggtggggggtgtctgtgcacatcgctACTGTCCTCCACAAGTATCGGCCAGCACAGCGGAGGTGGTCTGCACGCATTGCGCAATGTTCGCCGGCTCCCAGAGAGAAGGATcgcccgcagcgctgcagggaaacCGGATCATTCTctttggcagccggtgggcgtctgtgcgatgtgtgCAGACATCCTCtgctactgccggcacttccactggggcttccatgatggagcaccggtgtcacatgaccttcctcagtcatagaagctccagcgaaagtgccggccagcagcagaggttgacTACGCACATCGCGCAGATGCTCACCGGCtacccctactagacaccaaggagtatgGAGCGGggggggtaagtctggggggcatatcaagggcacagtggtatatagggggttataaggcatatttgggtggcacagtggcatatgggggtataaggcatatttgaggggtacagtggcatataggggctatgTCAGGTACCAGGTCAATACAGACAACTGTactgacccagagcgcccaaagatggagtgcaGGAGTTaatgcgcagtagcggagtaggacagggcctgatgcagagtgactgcactctcccgggtgggcatctagggttgttcAGCCACATACCAGTGCCCTGACATACCAGCTGATGTTaaccagaacttggagatatcctgcaggcaccctggagcaggcatgaaacatagcactggaatcgtgtgcaggatgctgcaggctggaagtagggaagctaagcagagtatatagcagaaagataacaagcaagggagagggagacaaagcaagaaacataatcagacaagatatacataatacagggcacaacagggaacaagacagggtaggcttcctactctcccctacttgtacttttcaacctattccctctgccccatcactcTCTTTTTCCTCATTCGAAGTCCATGCTATCCGACTATTTCATCCCATCTCCATAcgcattgctgttatatatcgTCCCCCTGCCCggctaacatctttcttgatCACTTCTCTTCATGGctccctctcttcctctcctctgatgttcCTTCTGTTGTCCTTGGGGATTTCAACATCCCAGTTGACACCCCATTGAGTCCCATGGCTTCAACATTTCTTTCTATTACTTCCTCTTTTGATCtccaacaacatattaactcccctactcatgatgatggtaacaccctggaccttattttttctagcatgtgctctcaCACTAACCTTTCaaattcccctttccccctctctgaccaccacttcctttcctgctctctaatTTTGCCTCATACTCACCCCCTTGCACCCCAACCccgcctaaccagagacctcagctctattaaccttcaagacttctcaatcaatttactccctctcctctctccaatCTCTAACATGTCATGCCCTAACAACGCTACCTCTCTCTATAATGCCACTCTCATATGTGAGAGCATGTAGCACCAGCtactactcgctcctcacgACGGTCAcatttccaaccctggcacacgtctgtaacccgacacctacgacgatgttcccgcactgccgaacgtagttggcgaaagtctaattccatgtctgactttctgcactataaattTATGCTActttcctactactctgctcttaaccttgctaaagaaacctatTTCACCTCCCTCATGTCCTCCCTGTTccacaaccctaaacgactctttaatactttcaattccctgcttcgacTGATCCCtcctaccccttccactaaccttaatgcacctgactttgccacattcttcgataataaaattcaaactatcagagatgacatatctgcaccgTCACCTCCCTCTGACTACGCACCCCCCTTCCCACTGACTGCTTCTCCCCTTACTACATTAACTCATTTCTCTGCTGTCACCTAAGAGgatgtacatgctcttcttctttcctctcatCCAACCACCtgcccccttgaccccatcccttcccatctcactcagtctctttcatctacccttCTCCCTACTCtaactcatatcttcaacctctccctcactactggatctgtcccatcatCCTTCAAGCATGtctctgtcttagatcatgtaactaactgccttgcatctgtctctacctggatgtctgaacgtttcttgaaactcaacctctccaaaactgaactcctcatcttccctccctcctatgctaagattcccccatctatCCCCAtatccctcaatgttaatggtgctatcatatccccgtctactcatgcacgctgtcttggtgtcaccattgactccgacctttcgttcacaccccatattcagtctgtctctaaaaactgtcgccttcatcttaaaaacattgcccgcatccgtcccttcctaacacaggatgccactaaggctcttctCCATGTtctgattatctcccgtcttgactactgtaacTCTATCTTAGCCTTagccggtctccctcttaaccgtctcacccctctacaatccaatATGAATGCTGccgccagacttatcttcctctcacatcgctttactaacgtttCTCCCCTCTATCAGTCTTTTCACTGGCTGCCtttgcgcttcaggattcatttcaaaatcctcactcttactttcaaagcccttcacagcggttcccctccctacatctcctctctcatctctacatacactcctaaccagtctctccgctcatccaacgagctccttctgtcctctcctctgatttctagctctcatgcccgcttacaagatttctcaagggctgcccctatcctctggaatgccctcccccagtctatccgtctctccccctgcctttattccttcaaaaaatccctcaagacccacttctttaaggatgcttacaacatagcacactaacgccctcccatattcctttagcttacCCTTCCTACTCCCTcccctgcaatacttttactagcgtggctggtctatccccaacagtggcacttttaccttttaccttttgtgtaatacaacccaactccctctagactgtaagctcgtttgagcagggccctcctcacctgttgtctctgttagtcaatttatgttacatactacttgttatgtcatgtctacccattgtacagcgctacggaatttgatggcgctatataaaacaataaataataataataagacaaggaatactcaagatccaacatgaacaggacaggacacccctctaccggggattcaagacaggacacctctctaccggggatacaggacaggacacccctctaccggggatacaggttacatcacagactcacataaatacaggaactagcctaggactatgtgataacaattggagattccgtcacatcttatggccatagtatgcttagcaaaccactacgccaaagtactccaatatacggtgggtcctaacgctaaaacctgcctacagaggtactaaacaaaccaaacaagaaatctaaacacatagcaatgagacatacctttagactgcagactgagacaaacataatgggTGGGACAcgccttataaaggaaacagagctgaagcaaagagcagaactagaagcaaggaatggaagatcagaacagagcataaggaaatccaggaatggattgaagcaaaacagagaaactgaagcaagatagagatatgcagctctacAGCCTGGGTAGAATGTGacagggtataaggcatatcaggggggcagagtggcatatcagggggttataaggcatatcagggggcacagtggcatatttggggggcataTCAAGGGCACAGTGGTATGTGGGGgattataatgcatatttggggggcacagtggtatatagggggtataaggcatatcaggggcagagtggcatatcagggggcagagtggcatatagggggttataaggcatatcagggggcagagtggcatataagtgatataaggcatatttggggggggcagagtggcatatttgggagAACAGAGTGGTGTCTgtggggtataaggtatatcagagGGCAATATggtatatgggggtataaggcatatctggggggacagagtggcatatctgggggtataaggcatatcggggagggcagagtagcatatcagggggtataaggcatgtcaaggggtataaggcatatagggggtataaggcatatctggggaggacggagtggcgtctctggggtataaggcatatcagggggtataaggcatatagggtatataaggcatatgtggggagggcggagtggcatatctgggggtataaggcatatctgggaggcagtgtggcaagcctgggctcaaatgtgcataactgaggggggcagattgggaaataaaaacaagaaatgcatttttctcaaagttttttttaatctgctatttgtttttaacatcctgtttgtttattaaattattttaaataaatgaaaaatgtaaaaaaaattttttatccaattcatcgaaaaaataatcggccaactaatcgattatgaaaataatcattagttgcagccctagaaatttgccatcacaatttgaagacacaatttttttaaacaacctGCTAAATGCAAAAATGGTAAAGGGACAAACCAGaaatcatatgcactttaatgcagagtCCTTCCATATGCATGTGCCCCTTTTCCCAACCCCCAGCTTAATGTCCTGCAGGAGATATTGACTGTTTGCTACTCACTACTTACATGTTACTCACTCACCTCCAGTCAGATTGAGTGCTCACGCAGTGAATGCTGAGTGCAGGGCCCATTAAGGCCcccatgtgcatgtgtgtaaagtgctttcattgatttcagtgggagcactttcgtgcagccaatcagtggcaagagtAGTAGGAGCATGGAAGAGTAAGGCAACATCTGGTGCAAGACAGCCTCTTCTGTCTGAGGTAAGTgcgtttattattttgaatgcaTACATAAGTACAAACAgagttctttaatatgcattcttctttacgGAGGTGCCATtagacattagactgtcccttcaaggaatatatttacaaatatttcctTCACAACCCATGAGTATGCATATACAAGAAAAACTTGTGTAGTTTTAATGTAAGATTATATAATGTAAGATTATATACAATTAATTGTGTGAGAAGCATATCTGTTACCATTCACATGATTGACTGTGATTGAAGAACATCTGTTACCTTTCACATGAATGATGATGATGGAAGAACATCTGTTACCTTTCACACGAATGATGGTGCCATTGTCATCATTGGATGTATAGGGAGGTGGGTACATCTCTTCTTTGTGGAAGTAATAAATGTCAGTATCATTCTCAGTCAGGTCCCATAGAGAAAATGTGACACTGCTTTCTGTAGGCGTGACCCAACAGTTGTGGTGCTGGAATGGCAGGTGGGAAGAGTTGAACGATCCTTCACAGatagtcttttttttactaagcCCCTTTTTCAAAGCTACCTTGAATACCTCCTTTGCTTCACTAACGTTGCAATGAAATGTTAAGTTGATTTTTCCATCAACAACAACATAGTTATTGCTTCTTTCAGTGTCTGCAAAAGTAGCATGAACAAAATTAGGTGAAGTCATTGGGCGCACATAATCCACAttataaaatgtcattaaaaattacagtatcaatgtttttttggaattcACTGACTAATTCACATTTCAATCAATTTCAAAGCTGGTCTAATATACACGGGCATAGataaaatgaggaaaaaattaaaattaacaataaggcagaaacatttaaccccttaaggaccaggctgtgttttaccttttgtaccctttgggaccaagggtgttttaatacttttgcagtgctcgtgtttagatgtaattttctcctcactcatttagtgtacccacacaaattatatgttgttttttaggacaagaagggctttcttcagataccttTTTTATCATGTTATctaattttccataaaaaataataaaatatgatgaaaaattttctgacttttatccaaaaaatcttttactcatccaaaaaaagctaatgaaaaaacctgttaaatagattctactatttgtcctgaggttagaaatacccaatgtttttttttttttgcttttttctgcaagttattgtgcaataagtacaagtagcgttttttctattttaaaaatattgtttttccaaagctggtcattctgctccatgtgctatttcaggtatctttgaagccgaccaatgcaatttaccggtacctcatcaaaccatatatttttgaaaactagacaccccaaggtatttcaaatgctggtattttaaccctttccatgcactaattctactaccaccctttgtcaaactttgtggtaggtatggatttacagctcctggtataagtCACTTTCACACAagaacccaatatgtgttcagcaacatctcccaagtacagtgataccacccatgcatgggtttgtcggtgTTTGTGGTTAAAAGTCTACATTTTGGAAGGAcgctttttccccccattttggtcagtctgtgcctatgccctatctttgagcccggccactccaatttaccccatcaaaccatatatttttgaaaactagataccccaaggtatttcaaatggtagtattttaaccctttccatgcatgaaattctaccaccagccccTGCCACAGTTTGTggaagtaattgttttttttgcattttcttcacacaaattgtacttcgggtataaatatatagctccaggccccattaaaccattctttttttttaaattagacaccccttcggtattagaaatgcttttactttaactctaatattagcacttgctcataataataaacttaattttgttattttattttattctttttggacttttttttacattttgctggaactggatggtccctctgatgcataataatttttaaatgttccaatttttttttaagctatttctcccaattttttttttttttttttttttttaaattaaatactaaTTACATAGTGATGAGAAAGCTGGGCTACACTGACTTGCATAGTTGAATGcaatacctgtattcaacctgcaagtggagccagagttctctagagggtctggagattttttttacaggacgcgccgccatcttgcgagtggcaaaatcactctcCGGAGAGTTCACAGCTCGTCCTGGggtgaagtttaggaggtgatcattgatcgcctcctaaacttttaaaacgggcgtccaccGCCATAGAGTTTATGGCAGATGTGGACGCCCATGGGGAGGGGCCATACATGGGCCATGATGCCaatttcggtgttgctgaatgcctcgacaccgaggcattacagcaacaccatttaagcttgtttaatgaaatgacgggTCAGGCACATCATGGAAAAAAGGTCACTTAATGACTTATGACAtgcctgacccgtcaatggacattaaggggttaagaataacCTGCCAGCACAGCTGGAAtgagattattttaaaaaagcatgaAAAGTTACCTTTGCAACAGCAATTTGGGTTGACTAAGCAAATACAATACCTACACACTGACTATTAGTTTAACATATCAAAGTACTGTTTAATCTCCATATTAATCTTCAGCATGCTATAATATCATTTTACTATCTGCTTTTTATCATTGCTTAACCCACAATATTTTCTGGAATAGCACACACATTTATAAGGCAAATAAGGTCCTATATTCTATGTGCAATTAAACAGTTTGACAATACTGTTTTTAGCCAAGATTTCTGTTTCTTAAAATCTGGACTCATACCCAGTCATGTGTCTCATAttttccccaaaacaaaatatatggaCACAAATTCATGGTATGCATCTGCTTGCTCCCTAGTATCCTGATTAGATTAGTAACACTGTAATTTAGTCTCATTATCTCTTTTATAATTGGAGTCAATTACTGTACTAGTATGCACAGGGCTACAAACACTGTAATCTTTTCCATTCGTTATGATCGGTTTTGCAGCATTAAAAATACTAGTAGGCCCCAAGGCAGTCTAATTTTGCTGAATCTTCAGTCAAAATATATGTTtgctttaggggaaaaaaaagtccctTTCATGGGACTTCGCATTCGCATGGGAGTCTTTTCAGCACTCTACCACATGGACACAGGCAGCAAGGAATGTATTTTTggttgaacacatctcctgcaagccaagtgTCTAGGGGGcgaggaaagaggcaaatgtagGTATATATAATGCTATTAGGCAACTTAATATCAACAGGTTTCTCTCCGCATGTTGCAGAAATGCAACTCTGACAATTTGGCACGTGGCTTAACACAGCCTTGCTGAGAACCATGTCTGCACTTTAATAATTAGAGAGcacatattttaattacatcATGAGGAAGACCCTTCTTCCTGTTAAAGCTTTGCTTCCTTTTCATTCTGGGGTCTTCCACAACCAACATACTCTACCCTGTGACCAATATAATCTTACCTTAAAAGTTTACTATAAACATAGATAAAAAAACTAAGATTGGCGGTTAACAGGAAGTGTGGAGGATATTTTTttgtcacaaaatgaaaaggaagCTAAAATTAAATGCACACGATTCAAGCTTACTTATTTTTACTTAAAGCGGTATCGAAAATGGATATTCAAAGATTGGTCACAGAATGGATCCCAACAACATCCATTTAATATCCAAGAACTTACCAATAAAATACATCTCAATCAGAATATTTTAATTACCAAGTACAATTTCTAAAATAGGTCATGACAACTAGTACCTACtatcaaaataaaagtattctgCCCTTTTTAGAGGTTCAATCCATCATATATACCATTTAGGAGAGTCCTCCGaatctcagctcgttacctgtataaaagacacctgggagccaggcatcttgctgattgataggggatcaaatactaatttcactgagtaaaatgcaaatcaatttatttcaaatgtgttattctggattttttgttgttattctgtctctcactgttcaaataaacctaccaaaaaaaaaatactaaaactatAGACTGATTTtctgtcagtgggcaaatgtacaaaatctgCAGGGGGATCAAACAATGTTTTCCTTCACTGCACTAACACAGATATACTCACCATTGTGAATACTGCAATTGATTTCAATAGTagctctttcctgccactgattggctgcttcaagtagccaaaGAATGGCAAGAATCATTGGACCACAGAGGTGGAGGGcagaaatgttattattttttattaataactgaatgtataatcacataaaaccaacacaaaaatgtttgaagtgtttctaattttaaaaacaacaacCACGTATTTGTGTCTGCTTTTATGTTGAAAGAAGGGCTTTAAATTCTCACTCTACTTTTTGTATTATCGAGTCTTATGTGGTCATCTAGATACCCTTCCTATAATTTAAATTTCTTGATGATGTGTATATGGATAATGAGGTATTTTTACATTGTCTTGCATTTGCTTTTTACTTTACGTaattaaagaatttaaaaaaaagctttaaattcAACAAAGTAGACTACGCAGCACCCTTAACTTAAACATATActgttacttttattataaaggTAATAtctttattgtatttgtattaCGGTATGTAAAATAGAACATGACTATTTATTATTGATAATTATTGATAATGTTTATGtgtggtatatttttttatgttttttaattgcAAAGTGTATTTGAGTAATAATGCAAACCCGCTGACACTTTTATTCTTTGTAGTGAACGCTATAATATAAACAGGAAGTGGAGAGCAGCACCTTAACCACCGCGGAATACCTCCTTCACCTCCTTCTACAGGTTGTTGATGTGCACAAAAACAGATGGCTATATTGTGAAAAGAAATTATCCTTTTAATTTACTTGTATAAATCATATAGTTTTCTGCATTATTGAATGTCTTAAAAAGTCTCTCCCATTGACATAGTGTCAAAACTACTAATATGATTTTGTTCTTCAAGATATCAGTCTTGCTGTCAAATTGGATTTGATCCTATATAACCTAGGCTGCTACCTAGAAGCAATGACAGACATGGAATCACTGCCATGACCATCTGTTTCATGTATACTCataagtagacttgggcgcccgCCAAGTCtccgtgttcgtcttcatgttcATCTTTGTGAAAAAACATTCGCCTGTTACCCTGTTCttttcgggtgaatattcgtgtacgTTCTTCGTGttcctttttctctttgttttatgcCGGTTTTCTAGCAGGgattaatacggggttaacacggtAGCGgttagcagcagctttggtgccagaaTTTTAAAGgcccgtaagagcgactctattggtcatcgACAGGGGTGTCCTCCggtatcaaccaatgaaggccATTGTTAAAATACTGGAGATCAATTCCTAAAAAATTCCTTGTTCGACCCTAAGATAGAAAGTTGCCAGGCGAGACCAGTCATGTCACCTACTGATATTGTATGGCAAGACTAAATAGCTCTTAAAAATTAAGAGCTGGATATTAGCTAAAGTGTCTCTGGTGGGTGGATGATCCATAAGCCTACAGTTCTTTATCAAGGCTAGTAGAACTCCTAAGTGATATTTGTTCCCTCTTCTTAAAAGATTAGTCACACTAGTGAGACATTCCCTGTCATTGAAGACCCCACAGCtgaaaacaaatcataaaaaggcACGACTGATCTTTGCCTACCAGTGAAACCAAAATCATTCTGGGAAAAATTCTATGGACAACTGAAACCAAAGTAAAGCTCTTTTGCAATGCAGTCTAGTGATATGTTtataggcaaaaaaaataggctttaaacaaaaataacttcTTACATACAGTTAAATATGGTGGAGGACCTGTAATAATGTgaggctgctttgctgcctctgGTACTAGAGACCTTATACGTATTAAGGGAATCATGAAATCACAGGATTACTAAGGCATTTTACAGCAAAATGTACTATCCAGTGTCAGAAAACTAACACATGGGTCCATCAGTTGGATaatgatccaaagcacacatcTAAAAACACCACAAGATGgccaaaaagaacaaaatggaATGTTTTAGACTGACCATTGATAAAACCTGATCTAAATCAAATTGAGAACCTTTGGGAGATTTGCCATTGGAAAAAGGAATCTTGCAAACAGTCAAGAGTTTGAACAGATTGCAATTGACAAATGGGAAAACCAGATAGGTGCAAAAAGCTTATAAAAGGCTACAAGAAATGTTTGGAGGCTGTCACTGTTGCCAAGAGCTGTGCCAAATATTAGGGAAGGGTGCCTTTAATGCTACCC includes:
- the CD28 gene encoding T-cell-specific surface glycoprotein CD28 isoform X1, which translates into the protein MHGHKFHILTMILWMALSISFILFTQSIDTERSNNYVVVDGKINLTFHCNVSEAKEVFKVALKKGLSKKKTICEGSFNSSHLPFQHHNCWVTPTESSVTFSLWDLTENDTDIYYFHKEEMYPPPYTSNDDNGTIIRVKGNRCSSIIIIHVKENVLPKSIPVQLLSPWPMLATVVLAVYSTCITVAFFYVLKKERKTRISQSEYINVVPRWPKHHQQCIPAPKHSQAH
- the CD28 gene encoding T-cell-specific surface glycoprotein CD28 isoform X2, translated to MHGHKFHILTMILWMALSISFILFTQSIDTERSNNYVVVDGKINLTFHCNVSEAKEVFKVALKKGLSKKKTICEGSFNSSHLPFQHHNCWVTPTESSVTFSLWDLTENDTDIYYFHKEEMYPPPYTSNDDNGTIIRVKENVLPKSIPVQLLSPWPMLATVVLAVYSTCITVAFFYVLKKERKTRISQSEYINVVPRWPKHHQQCIPAPKHSQAH
- the CD28 gene encoding T-cell-specific surface glycoprotein CD28 isoform X3; this translates as MHGHKFHILTMILWMALSISFILFTQSIDTERSNNYVVVDGKINLTFHCNVSEAKEVFKVALKKGLSKKKTICEGSFNSSHLPFQHHNCWVTPTESSVTFSLWDLTENDTDIYYFHKEEMYPPPYTSNDDNGTIIRVKGNRCSSIIIIHVKEKRKENKDFTE